ttattttataattttaataattaaatatttaattatataaatttaaaattaataattgttgatttttaaaatatttatttatgttaattattattaatcaaGGACTAaattgattttatgatttataataaatataattataaacacaaatgtttaattaaattataaatttatatattattatttaagtttattaataataaaatcttagtcataattataaatatattaaatgaaatataataattaatatatgtaaaataaaaataatatttcgagaatatttttttgatgtaagatttgaagtaaatgGGTTGGAGATGAATGTTATATTTGGTGCAGAAATTACACTATTTTGGTGCAGAAACTGCACCAAAATAGATTTATAGGTTGGAGATGGCCTAACTGTTAGAACATCCACAATTAACACCCACCAACTCATCAATACCCGTGGAGTCCACTGTCACATATTCATTATAACAACATATCTCTTTTACTCACATTCCTTTTAACATTCAAACTCATTATTTATGAGTTTCACTGTCCACTCAATCATCTTAAATTTtttcatattaattaaatatattttacattttttaaataattattctaatttttaaaataatcttattttttaataaaataattttattaattttaataaataatattaatgttttttaaaatatatttattaaataaagtAGATGATCGAAATAAATACCACGACGGAAGAAAAATTTAAACAAGACGTGAGTACAATTTATTTAaagttataatataattatgaaATTGAAATGAAACAATAACTTACAAATGAACCACACTTTGATGAAAGTAAAAATaacatataaaatacaaattcacGGATTGTTGTTGTATTGTCTCCAGATATGCTCAACTAAGTCTACACGAAGTTGGTGATGAACTTGAGTGTCACGTAGCTCAGAATTTGTCCGAAGATAATCCTGAAATCCTCGGTTTGAGCCATAGATAGGTTGTGCGGCTTCGTCACCTTCATCGTTATACCAATTTGTCACGTGACCTCTCTCATACTCAACGATCATGTTATGCAAAACAATGCATACTAACATGATTTGTTTTAACTTTTTCTTATACCAATAACGAGCTGGACCTCTGACAATCGTCCATCGAGATTGAAGCACCCCAAATACCCATTCGAAATCTTTTCTTGCGGACTCCTGTCTTTCCTTAAACAACTTCCTCTTGGGATCCTCCAGGCAAGAAAAA
This region of Primulina eburnea isolate SZY01 chromosome 14, ASM2296580v1, whole genome shotgun sequence genomic DNA includes:
- the LOC140811289 gene encoding uncharacterized protein, translated to MNSTAYTKGYYLTDGIYLEWATFVKAFSCLEDPKRKLFKERQESARKDFEWVFGVLQSRWTIVRGPARYWYKKKLKQIMLVCIVLHNMIVEYERGHVTNWYNDEGDEAAQPIYGSNRGFQDYLRTNSELRDTQVHHQLRVDLVEHIWRQYNNNP